A segment of the Streptomyces sp. L2 genome:
GGCCGTGCGGGCGGCATCGACCTGCCGGTGCTGGGCGCCCACACCTTCGGCTTCAACAGCTACTCCACCGGCATCGCCGTCCTCGGCGACTTCCAGGGCGACGCGAGCAAGGGCATCCCTGCGGGCCGGCCGACGCGGGCCATGCTGGAGTCGGTCGCCCGGCTCGCGGCCTGGAAGCTGGGCCAGTACGGCGGCGACCCGACCGGCAAGGTCACGCTGACCTCCATGGAGAACACGGGCGTCTGGACGAAGGGCCAGCAGGCCACGCTCAACGTCATCTCCGGGCACCGCGACGCCTTCTCCACCGAGTGCCCCGGCGCCAACCTGTACGCGAAGCTGGGTGAGATCCGCCGGTTCGCGGCGAGCGCCGGCGCCAACTCCGCCGTACCGACCGACGACTTCAACCGGGACGGCGTCAACGACCTGGTGGCGGGCGTGCCGCGGGCGTCCGGCGGCGCCGGCAGTGTCGTCGTCGTACCGGGTGGCACCGACGGCCCGGTCGGCGGCTCGAAGATCACCCTGACGCAGAACAGCCCGGGTGTGCCCGGCGGTTCGGAGTCCGGCGACGGTTTCGGTACCGCGACCGCCTGGGGTGACGTGAACGGCGACGGCTACGCCGACCTCGCGATCGGCTCGCCCGGCGAGGACGACTCCCACACCGACCGCGGTTCCGTCACCGTGATGTACGGCCCCGGCCTGGCCTCCGGCTACTCGTTCAGCACCAGCGGGGTCACCGCCACGGGCGCCAAGCTCGGCTCGGCGGTCACCGTCGGGGACTTCGACGCCGACGGCAAGGCCGACGTGTTCACCGCGGGCACCGGCAACGGCGGCTCCTGGAACGCCCGCCTGACCGGCGGCGCCACCCAGTACGGCACCCTGACCTCCGCCACCGGTTCGGTCGCCTACGTCGACGCCGCCACCGGCGACTTCAACCGCGACGGGTACGCCGACGTCGCCCTGAACTACCGCGACCAGTCCGGCATCGGCCGCGTCACCTGGTTCAAGGGCACCAAGGACGGCCTGGTCAAGGTCAGCGTCCTGTCCGTCAAGGGCGGCCGCTCGATCGCCGTCGGCGACGTGAACGGCAACGGCTACGACGACCTGGTCATCGGCCAGCCGTACACCGCCGAGTCCGGCGCCCACGCGGGCGGCCAGGTGACGGTGGTCCCGGGCACGGCGACCGGGTTCACCACGACCGGCATGCGCACCGTCCACCAGGACACCAGCGGGGTCCCCGGCAGCGCGGAGGCCGGGGACGCGATGGGCGCGTCCGTCTCCGCCGGCGACTTCAACGACGACGGTTACGCCGACGTCCTCGCCGGTGTGCCGGACGAGGACGTCAGCCGCAGCGGCGTCAACGAGTCCAACGCGGGCATGGTCGTGCTCCTCAAGGGCACCTCGTCGGGCCTGACCGGCTCCGGCGCGCAGGCGATCAGCCAGGACACGTCCGGTGTCGCCGGGTCGACCGAGAAGAACGACCTGTTCGGTTCCTCGGTGGTCCTGCGGGACCTGTCCGGCTGGGGCCTGGCCGACCTCGCGGTCGGCGGCGAGGGCGAGAACGCCTACGACGGCACGGTCCTCCAGTTCGACACCGGCGCGTCCGGCGTCGACACCGGGAGCGGTGTCTACTACAGCCGCGGCACCCTGGGCACCCCGGCGGGCGCCCACCTGGGCCAGACGCTGACACCGTGACACCCCGCCGGCCGGGACCCCGCGGGTTCCGGCCGGCGTGCGCTCAGTGGGCGGCCGTCGCGTCCCTGCACAGCAGCCGCAGGGAGCCGTGGCCGCCGAAGCAGCGCCGGGCCTCGTCGATGGGGTCCCACATGCGGCCGTCGGGGGTGCGGATCCAGTGCTCACCGCCGGTCGCCCACCACTCGGCGCCGGTCTGGCGGGCGACGACCTCCCCGGCGTAGGCGCCCAGGCCGCGCAGCACGGTCTCGACCGCCGCGTACGGCGGGCCCTCGCGCCGTATCTCCTCTATCAACCGGTCGACCCGCCACAGGCTCTGCGCCGAGTAGTCGAGCCGTACCCGCGCGCCCTCGCGCATCGTCGCCACCGCGTCCGCCGCCCACCGCACGGGCTTGGCGGCGGCGTGCGGCCTGGTCTCCTGGGTCACGTGTGCTGTCACGTACTGGGCTGTCACATAGGAGAAAGCGGTCCGGCCGCGCCATCCGTCACGCCGATCGGCCCGGTTCCGGCAACCGGCGCAACACCGCCCCACGTCCACCGCACGACTGCCACAGGACTTCCCCCGCCGGGCGGGTTTACGACGCTCCGGTCAGCAGACGCTCCGGTCTGCAGAGGTCAGCCCCGGCCGCGTGCGCGGCGGGAGACCACCGCGCGCAGGACCCGGCGGCCCTCGACCGACGCCTCCAGGGCGCCGCGCAGGCCGGACGCGCCGTGTTCGGCCAGGAGGTCGAGGACGGCGATCTGGCGGCGCAGTTCGGCGGCGACCAGCGGGGACACGCCGTCGGTGCCGCCCGTGCCGCGGGCCTCCAGGCCGTCGGTCCCCTCCGTGGCGGGGTCGAGGATCCGGTGGAGGCGGAGGGCGTCGACCGAGCAGGTGTCGGCCCAGGCGCGTACGGCGTCGGCGGTGCGGTCGGCGGGGGCGGCGTCGAGCATGCCGCGGGCGAGGGTGGCGGCTTCCGCCTCGGCGGAGCCGTTCGGGTCCCCTGGGTTCTCCGGTGCGGTGAGGGCGCCGCGCGCCTTGTCCAGGTGCTGGGACCAGTCGGAGTTGTCGGCGAGGGCCGCCCAGAGGGGGCGCAGGGCCTCGTCGTCGCCGCCCAGCAGCGGTACGCACCGGTCCAAACAAGCCAGTCCGCTGGCGGCGAGGGCTTGCTCGTCTGCCTGTGCGAGTCGTTCCACTAGGGTCATGCCGGTCCGCCTCCCCGGGGCTCTCCCGTAGCGGAGCCCACACTTCCCCTTACTGCGTGCGGGGTGCTCCGCGTGTCACAGAGCGGCTCAGGGGTGTCGCGTACCTGTGATTCGCCGAGTGCGGACGCGTTGTGGTTGCTCGCGCCGTTCCCCGCGCCCCTTTGGGGCGCGTCAGCCTAGCTTGGCTGAAAGTTGACGGAAAGACGTCCAAGACAACTGGGGTGTGCGCGGATCCCAGAGTTTTTGGATCGTGGCTCGTAGGGGGAGGTGGATGCCGTTGGCCACCTGGGATTCTGTCTGGGCGTTGGGGTAGTCGCACCAGACCGCGAAGGAGCCGCCGAGGATCTGGCTGTCGTAGCGGGCCGGGACGGCCGTCGTGCCGCGGATGACCCTCGGGGTCCACTGTTCGTAGATGCGCTGCCCGGTGGGGTAGACGAAGGTCTGGGGCTGGCCGAGGACGTAGTAGAGGAACTCGTCGTTGTAGTTGATGACCTTGCGGCCCGCGCCGAGGTACTCCACCGGCTGCCGGGCGCCGATCTCCTTGCCGGTCCAGTAGGCGACCTGGAGGTCCTTGGCGGCCTGCACGGACGTGCCGCGGAAGAAGCCGTCGTTCCACGCCCGCATGGTCTTGTGGTGGGCGCGCACGGTGGCCGCGCGGTCGCCCAGCCAGCCGGTGGTGAGGTCGGTGACGGTGCCGCCGGGACCGTACTTCTGCCGGGCGGCCGCCGCGAGCTGCGGATACGACGCCTGCGGATTGGACACCGTCAGGGCCTGGTACTCGTCGCCGCCGAGGTGCCACTGGCCGCCGGTGAAGAGGCCGGCGTACTCGTTCAGCAGGTCGTCGACGATCTTCGCGGCGCCGGGCTTGGAGATGTCGACGGCGCCGCGCGTGGCGACGCCGTTCACGTTGCGCAGCTGGAGGTCGGGGTGGGCGGCGATGACGGCGCCGAGGTGTCCGGGCGAGTCGATCTCGGGCACGACCGTGATGTGCCGGCTCGCCGCGAGGGCGACGATGTCCTTGACCTGTGCCTTGGTCAGGTGGTCCCGGGAGACGATCTCGGGGTGGCTGCTGGACTCGATGCGGAAGCCCTGGTCGTCGGAGAAGTGCAGCCCCAGCTCGTTGTACTTCAGGTCGCCCAGCTCGCGGATCCGGTCCTCGATCCAGCCCGCGGAGTACGGCTTGCGCGCGATGTCCAGCATGAACCCGCGCACCGGCTTCGCCGGCTCGTCGCGTACGACGCCCTCCGGGGCCGTACCGCCGCCGTGGACCTCCTGCTTCAGGGTGCGGGTGCCGTAGAAGACGCCCGCGTCGGCGGGGCCGCTGATGTCGACGCGTCCGCCCCGGACGGTCATGGTGTACGACTCCGGGTTCCCGCTCCCCTTGAGCGCGAGCCGTACGTCCCCGGACCGCGTGTCGCTCTTCTGCCCGGCGTAGGTCAGCCCCAGCTCACCGGCGATCAGCCGGCCCTCGTCGGCCAGCCTGCCGTCGGTCACGACCACCCGGTCCGCCCGCCGGGGCTGCCAGCCGGGCCCGTGCTCGGCGGTGTGGGAGCGCACGGCGGGGATCGTGCGCGGCGCCTGGGAGAGCGGGTACGACCGGGTCGGCGAGGGAGTCGGCGAGGCCGACTTCCCGCCCGTGCCCGAGGAGGCCGTCGCCCCGCCGGACGACGACGGCGCCGCCCCCACGGAGCCACCGCCCCCGCCGTCCGCCGAGGCCCACACGCCGACGCCCACACCGAGCGCGACCGTCCCGACGAACGCCACGGCCACGACAGCCTGCTTCCGCCCCACCTGCTGCACCGCGACCCGGCGCTTGTGCTGGCTCACTCCGCCAACGTACGACCGATCGCGCCCCCTGTGGTCATCGAGGCGTTCCGAAACTCTCCCGTCCGGGTGAATTTCGGCTATCGGTCGGACACGGCTTGATCACTCTCGATAACCTGGCACACACTCTTCACACCATCCCCTGCCACACCACATGTGACGCGAGGACCCACGCTGCCTGCGCACCGTCTGCCGTACCTGCCCACCCCGCTCGACGCCTTCAACGCCGCCCCCGCCGACGAGGCCCGAGCCCTGCTCCTGCGCTGCCTGCGCAGCCTGCGCTGGTCCCGCCGGATCGCCGACCACCGCCCCTACCCCGACCTGGACTCCCTCCTCGCGGCAGCGGACGAGGCGGCGTACGACCTCTCCCCCACCGACCTCTCCGAGGCCCTCGCCGGCGAGTCCCTCCCCGAGCTCCCCGCCGACACCTACTCCGCCGCCCACACGGCCCTCGCCGCGGCCCACGCGGCCTACGAATCCCGCTTCGGCCACGCTTTCGTCGTCTACCTGGGCGATGCCCGGCCGAACGAGGCGATCGACCACACCCTCGAAGGCATCCGGTCACGATTGACCAACGATCCCGAGGAGGAGCGGGTAGTAGCGGCTGAGCAGCTCCGGCGCGTCGCAAGAAGCAGACTCGCCACCTACCTCAGGGGCGCGGGGCAGTGTCCGTCAGCGGCTCCGCCGCGGGGCGCGACCAGCCACAACGCACCCGCGGTCGGCAGCTGACAGGTCCCCCCACCCCCCCTCGGCCGATAGCCCAACCGCGTGCCACTTTGATCACACAACAAGGCCCCCCGTAAGCCACTGGTCGACGCATGGATACGATGCTGAGGGCCGGTGGACCGTACCCGGCCGGGCCCGACCGACACCGAAGCCGGCGCGGCCCTAGTCCCCGCTCCCGGAGGGTTCTTCCGTGCCGGCTGGAACGCTGTACCGCGGCCGGGAAGGAATGTGGTCCTGGGTGGCTCACCGAGTCACCGGCGTCCTCATCTTCTTCTTCCTGTTCGTGCATGTGCTGGACACCGCTCTCGTCCGTGTCAGCCCCGAGGACTACGACAAGGTCGTAGCCACCTACAAGACGCCGATCGTGGGCCTGCTGGAGTACGGCCTCGTCGCCGCCATCCTCTTCCACGCGCTCAACGGCCTGCGTGTCATCGCCGTCGACTTCTGGTCGAAGGGCCCCCGCTACCAGAAGCAGATGCTCTGGACCGTCGTCGGCGTCTGGGTCGTGCTGATGCTCGGGGCGATCTACCCCGTCCTCGGCCACGCCGTTCGTGTTCTGTTCGGGAGCTGACAGCCATGTCCACGACTGAAACCACCGCGCCCGGGATCGGCCCCGTCGAGGGCTCCGGCTCGTCCCTCTACGACGTCGACAACCCGGCCCCCGTCATCGAGGCGCCGCGCAAGCGCACCAAGAAGACCCCGCGCTCCACCCGCGGCAACTTCGAGATGGTCGCCTGGCTGTTCATGCGGCTGTCCGGCATCGTGCTGGTCGTCCTCGTCCTCGGCCACCTGCTGATCCAGCTCGTGCTGGACGGCGGCGTCTCCAAGATCGGCTTCGCCTTCGTGGCCGGCCGCTGGGCCTCGCCCTGGTGGCAGGTCTGGGACCTGCTGATGCTCTGGCTCGCGATGCTGCACGGCGCCAACGGCCTGCGCACCGTCATCAACGACTACGCGGAGCGTCCCGCCTCCCGCATGTGGCTGAAGGCGCTGCTGTACACCGCCACGGTGTGGACCATCCTGCTGGGCACGCTGGTGATCTTCACCTTCGACCCGAACATCCGCTAGGCACGGGGCTGCGAGAATCATGAAGATCCACAAGTACGACACCGTCATCGTCGGCGCCGGTGGCGCCGGCATGCGCGCCGCCATCGAGGCGACGAAGCGCAGCCGCACCGCCGTGCTGACCAAGCTCTACCCCACCCGCTCCCACACGGGCGCCGCGCAGGGCGGCATGGCCGCCGCGCTGGCGAACGTGGAGGAGGACAACTGGGAGTGGCACACCTTCGACACGGTCAAGGGCGGTGACTACCTGGTCGACCAGGACGCCGCCGAGATCCTGGCGAAGGAGGCCATCGACGCCGTCCTCGACCTGGAGAAGATGGGCCTGCCGTTCAACCGGACGCCGAACGGCACCATCGACCAGCGCCGGTTCGGCGGTCACTCCCGCAACCACGGCGAGGCCCCGGTCCGCCGGTCCTGCTACGCGGCCGACCGCACCGGCCACATGATCCTCCAGACGCTGTACCAGAACTGCGTCAAGGAGGGCGTGGAGTTCTTCAACGAGTTCTACGTCCTGGACCAGCTGATCACCGAGGTCGACGGGGTCAAGCGCTCCGCCGGTGTGGTGGCGTACGAGCTGGCCACCGGCGAGATCCACGTCTTCCAGGCGAAGGCCGTCATCTACGCGTCCGGCGGCTGCGGCAAGTTCTTCAGGGTGACGTCCAACGCGCACACCCTCACCGGTGACGGCCAGGCCGCCGTGTACCGCCGGGGTCTGCCGCTGGAGGACATGGAGTTCTTCCAGTTCCACCCGACCGGCATCTGGCGCATGGGCATCCTGCTCACCGAGGGCGCCCGCGGTGAGGGCGGCATCCTGCGCAACAAGGACGGCGAGCGCTTCATGGAGAAGTACGCTCCCGTCATGAAGGACCTGGCGTCGCGTGACGTCGTGTCCCGGTCCATCTACACGGAGATCCGCGAGGGCCGCGGCTGCGGTCCCGAGGGCGACCACGTCTACCTGGACCTGACCCACCTGCCGCCGGAGCAGCTGGACGCCAAGCTGCCCGACATCACCGAGTTCGCGCGGACCTACCTCGGTATCGAGCCGTACACGGACCCGATCCCGATCCAGCCGACCGCGCACTACGCGATGGGCGGCATCCCGACCAACGTCGAGGGTGAGGTCCTCAGCGACAACACCACCGTCGTCCCGGGTCTGTACGCGGCCGGCGAGGTCGCCTGTGTCTCCGTGCACGGCGCCAACCGCCTCGGCACCAACTCGCTGCTGGACATCAACGTGTTCGGCCGCCGCGCCGGCATCGCCGCCGCCGAGTACTCCGCGAAGTCCGACTTCGTCGCGCTGCCGGAGGCCCCGGAGGCGCAGGTCGTCGAGCAGATCGAGCGGCTGCGCGCCTCCACCGGCACCGAGCGGGTGGGCGCGCTCCGCAAGGAGCTGCAGGAGACCATGGACGCCAACGTCATGGTGTTCCGCACCGAGCAGACGATCAAGACCGCGGTCGAGAAGATCGCCGAGCTGCGCGCGCGGTACAAGAACGTGTCGATCCAGGACAAGGGCAAGCGGTTCAACACCGACCTGCTGGAGGCCATCGAGCTGGGCAACCTGCTCGACCTGGCCGAGGTCATGGCCACATCGGCGCTGGCCCGCAAGGAGTCCCGCGGCGGTCACTACCGCGAGGACTACCCGAACCGCGACGACGTCAACTTCATGCGCCACACCATGGCGTACCGCGAGGTCGGCGACGACGGGTCCGAATCCATTCGTCTGGACTACAAGCCGGTCGTCCAGACCCGGTACCAGCCGATGGAGCGTAAGTACTGATGGCTACCCCCGTTATGGACAAGGAAGAAGCGGCCGGACAGCCCGAGCCCGGCTTCGCCGACTCCCCCAACATCACGGTCACCTTCCGCATCCGCCGGTTCAACCCGGAGGTCTCGGCGGAGGCGGTCTGGGAAGACTTCCAGCTGGAGCTCGACCCGAAGGAGCGTGTCCTCGACGGTCTCCACAAGATCAAGTGGGAGATCGACGGCAGCCTGACGTTCCGCCGTTCCTGCGCGCACGGCATCTGCGGCTCGGACGCGATGCGGATCAACGGCAAGAACCGGCTGGCGTGCAAGACGCTGATCAAGGACATCAACCCGGAGAAGCCGATCACGGTCGAGCCCATCAAGGGTCTCGCGGTCCTCAAGGACCTGGTCGTGGACATGGAGCCGTTCTTCCAGGCGTACCGGGACGTCATGCCGTTCCTGGTCACCAAGGAGACGAACGAGCCGACGCGCGAGCGTCTGCAGTCGGCCGAGGACCGGGCGCGCTTCGACGACACCACGAAGTGCATCCTGTGCGCGGCGTGCACCTCGTCCTGCCCGGTGTTCTGGAACGACGGCCAGTACTTCGGTCCGGCCGCGATCGTGAACGCCCACCGCTTCATCTTCGACAGCCGTGACGAGGCGGGCGAGCAGCGCCTGGAGATCCTGAACGACCGGGACGGCGTGTGGCGTTGCCGTACGACGTTCAACTGCACGGACGCCTGTCCGCGCGGTATCGAGGTCACCAAGGCGATCCAGGAGGTCAAGCGGGCGCTGATCACGCGCCGCTTCTGACCGTCCGCCCCGGTCCACCGCGAGGGCCCCGCTTCCGTCCGCACCGGACCGGAGGCGGGGCCCTCGGACGTGGCGGGTGGGTCCTGCGCGGGTCCTGCGGACCGGTTCGCCAGCCGGGGCCGGAACTGGCAGGATGAGGCGCTGATCCGACAGGGTGATCAGTACGGCCGGGAAGCGGGGGACGACAGCATGAGCACGCCGAATCCGTATCAGGGCGGAGCCGAACAGTGGGGCCCGGGTCAGCCGCCGGCCGCACCTGGCTACGGCTACCCGCCCAAGCCCAACATGCCCGTCCCGGCGGGTCCGGCCTACGGCTTCCCGCACCAGCAGCCGCCCGGTCCGGCGCCCATGGGCGGGGGCGGCGCGCCCCTGTTGTCCATCGGCGACATCACGGTGATGGGCGATCAGATCATCACCCCCTCCGGCACGCTGCCGCTGCGCGGTGCGGTGTGGAACGCCACGGACATGTCGCACACCGAGGAGAAGATGCCGTCGCACGCGATCGTGCTGGCCATCATCTTCTTCATCTTCTGCCTGCTCGGCCTGCTGTTCCTGCTGATGAAGGAGAAGAAGACCACCGGCTTCATCCAGGTCACCGTGACGAGTGCGGGACGGCACCACTCGACGATGCTCCCGGCCCACAGCCCGCAGAGCTTCACCCAGGTCATGGGGCAGATCAACTACGCGCGCTCACTCAGCAACATGTGAGGCCGTGCGCGTCTCCCGGCCCCGGGGAGGGTCGGGCGCTAATCTGACGACATGTCAGACGAAGAGTCGTACGAACTGCTCGGGTTCGACAACGTCGTCCTGCCCGTCGGCAGCCTCGCGGAGGCCGTCGGGTTCTACGAGCGCGCCGGGTTCACCGTGGGCTTCCGCTTCGACGAGGCCGGGATCGCCCTGCTGAAGGTAGGCGGCGAAACACCGGGCATCCTGCTCCGCGTCGAGGAGGAACTGGGCCACCGCACCCCGCCCTGGCCCTCCCCCCGCATCTGGCTGGAGGTCCCGGACACCCGCACAGCCGCCCGCGAACTGCAGGCAGCCGGCATCCCCCTCCTCGACGAGCCCTTCCCCACAGCAACCGGCTGGACGGTAGAACTGGCCGACCCCTGGGGCAACACCCTCGGCCTGACCGACTACACCAAACGCCCAGAACTGGGCCGGAGAACGAGCATGACGGGATAACTCCGTGTGCTTGACGCGCCCCAAAGGGGCGCGGGGCTGTATCAATATGCGGCTCCGCCGCGTGGGCGCGACCAGCCCCAACGGCGCCGCAGCCGGACGACGGTCCCCAGGGGCACAGCCGACCGCATAAGCTCACATTCGTGCCCGCGAAGAACGACGGCCCCCCCTCGGCCAACCCCAGCAGCAGCAAGTCCGAGCAGACCCGTGCCCTCATCCTGGAGACGGCCATGCGCCTCTTCCAGGAGAACGGCTACGACAAGACGACGATGCGGGCCATCGCCAAGGAGGCCGGCGTCTCCGTCGGCAACGCCTACTACTACTTCGCCGGCAAAGAACACCTGATCCAGGGCTTCTACGACCGCATCGCCGCCGACCACCAGCTGGCCGTACGCCAGGTCCTGGACCGGGAGACCGACCTGGAGTCACGGCTGGCCGGGGTCCTCACCGCGTGGCTGGACATCGCCCGGCCGTACCACGAGTTCGCGGTCCAGTTCTTCAAGAACGCCGCCGACCCGGACAGCCCGCTCAGCCCCTTCTCCCCGGAGAGCGAGCACGCCCGCGAGCAGGCCATCAGCGTGCACCGGGAGGTGCTGGCCGGCTCGAAGTCCAAGGTGGCGCCCGAACTGCGGGACGCCCTACCCGAGTTGATGTGGCTGGCCCAGATGGGCCTGGTCCTGTACTGGGTGTTCGACCGCACCGAGGGCCGTGAGCGCAGCTACCGGCTGGCCCGGCGCGGCGCCCGGCTGACCGCGCGCGGGGTGGCCCTGGCCCGGTTCCGCGCCCTGCGCCCCCTGGTGCTGGAGGTCCACGAGCTGTTCACGGACTTCCTGCCGGGCATGACGAAGGCCCTGCCGGACCCGGCGGCCAAGGGCCGGCCCGGGTCCGTCAAGGGCGACTGATCAGATCCACTTCAGGAGCCACAGGCGGAACACGCCCGTGCCGTCGGCGAGGTACTGTCCGCCGCCCACGTCCTCGTTGCTGACGACGTACTCCTTGGCCTGCCACAGCGGGATCAGGGGCACGTCGGCGGCCACGTCACCCTGGAGGCGGCGGAAGTCCTGCGCCACCCGGCTGCGGTCGGCGTACTGCTGGCTGTCCCGGATGAGGCCGTCGACGGACTTGTTGCTGTAGCCGGTGAACATGGTGGAGCCGGTGCCGACGAGCGGGGCGCCGAAGGTGTCCGGGTCCGGGTAGTCGGCCACCCAGCCGACCGCCCAGGCGTCCATCTTCCCCGCGGCCCACAGCTTCTGGAACTTGGTCCACTCGTAGCCCTTGACGTCCACCTTGAACAGGCCGCCCGCCTCCAGCTGCTTCTTCAGCTCGGCGGCCTCCTGCTTGCCCGCGCCCCGGCCCTCGCCGTACCCGAAGGTGAACTCGACGGGCAGCTTGACGCCGGCCTCGGTGAGCAGCTCGCGGGCCTTCTTGACGTTCTGCGTCGGGTAGGCGTCGAAGAACGACGTGGTGTGGCCGATGAGGCCGGTCGGGACCAGGGAGTACAGCGGGTCGACCGTGCCGTCGTACACCGTCGCGGCCAGCTGCTCGCGGTTGACCAGCCAGGCCATCGCGCGCCGCACCCGCGCGTCGTGCAGCGGGGAGCCGGCGTGGGTGTTGAGGTACAGGTTGCGGGTCTCGGCGCTGTCCGAGACGGACACGCGTTCCCTGGGGTCGCTCGGGTTCAGCGCGGACAGCACGTGCGGCGGGAGCGTCCGGGTGGCGACGTCGAGCTGCTTGCCGGCCCAGGCGTCGTTGAGCTTCTGGGAGTCGCCGTAGTAGCGCAGCTCGATCGGGCGCCCGGTGCTGTCGAGGTAGCCCTGGTAGCTCTTGTTCGGCGTCAGGTCGGCCTTGCTGTTCTTGGCGTACGCCGTCAGCGTGTACGGGCCGGTGCCGTCCACCTCGGAGCCGGTGCGCAGCGCGTCCGCCGGGTACTTCTCCCGGTCCACGATCGACCCCGCGCCGGTGGCCACCTTCAGCGGGAACGTGGCGTCGGGCGACGACAGGTGGAAGGT
Coding sequences within it:
- a CDS encoding ABC transporter substrate-binding protein, producing the protein MRILVTLLVLAVVGIGGWQLLPSQENKNKTITVGTTDAVTSLDPAGAYDAGSWALYSSVFQTLLTFEPGGVQPVPDAAKSCAFVSGSGLKQYRCTLRDGITFPSGRAMTAEDVKFSFDRVKKIHSDVGPVSLLSTLGSVSADDAHTVTFHLSSPDATFPLKVATGAGSIVDREKYPADALRTGSEVDGTGPYTLTAYAKNSKADLTPNKSYQGYLDSTGRPIELRYYGDSQKLNDAWAGKQLDVATRTLPPHVLSALNPSDPRERVSVSDSAETRNLYLNTHAGSPLHDARVRRAMAWLVNREQLAATVYDGTVDPLYSLVPTGLIGHTTSFFDAYPTQNVKKARELLTEAGVKLPVEFTFGYGEGRGAGKQEAAELKKQLEAGGLFKVDVKGYEWTKFQKLWAAGKMDAWAVGWVADYPDPDTFGAPLVGTGSTMFTGYSNKSVDGLIRDSQQYADRSRVAQDFRRLQGDVAADVPLIPLWQAKEYVVSNEDVGGGQYLADGTGVFRLWLLKWI